A genomic stretch from Bradyrhizobium quebecense includes:
- a CDS encoding TetR/AcrR family transcriptional regulator encodes MVRKPAKSGMKADAKAASTRKPNMREAILAAAEELFSTYGFNAVSVRDIAQAAGANPGSVTYHFKTKDGLLLEIYRRHCGPMNRRRSELLAAARRVRDLQDRLEAIVRAYVLPAFTSGSDLAGGGTRFTRLRAIMSAEGNEVVRKIIAQTFDDTSHAFIDAIHESLPHIPRTDLVWRGHFLLGALYYTLVTPERVSRLSRGSADGTDAGHAIEQLVRATVAAMQAAPLDQPTLVPRKALT; translated from the coding sequence ATGGTCCGCAAACCTGCCAAGTCCGGCATGAAGGCCGACGCCAAGGCCGCCAGCACCCGCAAGCCGAACATGCGCGAGGCGATCCTCGCCGCGGCGGAGGAACTGTTCTCGACCTACGGCTTCAACGCCGTCTCGGTACGCGACATCGCGCAGGCGGCCGGCGCCAATCCCGGTAGCGTGACCTATCACTTCAAGACCAAGGACGGCCTGCTGCTGGAGATCTATCGTCGGCATTGCGGCCCGATGAATCGGCGGCGCTCGGAGCTCCTGGCGGCGGCGCGGCGGGTGCGCGACCTGCAGGACCGGCTGGAGGCGATCGTGCGCGCCTATGTGCTGCCGGCCTTCACTTCGGGCAGCGATCTTGCCGGTGGCGGAACGCGGTTCACGCGGTTGCGCGCGATCATGTCGGCCGAGGGCAACGAGGTCGTGCGCAAGATTATCGCGCAGACCTTCGACGACACCAGCCACGCCTTCATCGACGCGATCCATGAAAGCCTGCCGCATATTCCGCGCACCGATCTGGTCTGGCGCGGCCACTTCCTGCTCGGCGCGCTCTACTACACGCTGGTGACGCCGGAGCGCGTCTCGCGCCTGTCGCGCGGCAGCGCCGACGGCACCGATGCCGGCCATGCCATCGAGCAGCTGGTGCGCGCGACCGTTGCCGCGATGCAGGCCGCGCCGCTCGATCAACCGACGCTCGTGCCGCGCAAGGCTCTGACCTGA
- a CDS encoding ABC transporter substrate-binding protein: MEKLRLRTVLGNQPHVQAVKSGELRSELFDLDFTAFTPTNAAFKPMVRERAFDVCEMAIVTYLMARAHGKPLVLLPAAMVGRFQHGHALYRADRGTLMPADLEGKRVGIRSFTTTTGAWMRGILANDHGVNLDRINWVTFEDPHVAEYIDSTERAPKGRAILQMLKDGELDAVLGETSSDPALKPLFADPAAEAARWYARHGVVPVNHLVVVTQQLATSRPDVVRGLYELLKRAKANAGPPDVPDLLPFGVEANRKPLELMIDYCVQQALIPRRVTVDELFDDTTRDLN, from the coding sequence ATGGAGAAACTTCGGCTGCGTACGGTGCTTGGCAATCAGCCGCATGTCCAGGCGGTGAAGAGCGGCGAGCTGCGCTCGGAGCTGTTCGATCTCGACTTCACCGCGTTCACGCCGACCAACGCCGCGTTCAAGCCGATGGTGCGCGAGCGGGCGTTCGATGTTTGCGAGATGGCGATCGTGACCTATCTGATGGCGAGGGCGCATGGCAAGCCGCTGGTGCTATTGCCGGCTGCGATGGTCGGCCGCTTCCAGCATGGCCATGCGCTTTATCGCGCCGACCGCGGCACGCTGATGCCCGCCGATCTCGAAGGCAAGCGGGTCGGCATCCGCTCGTTCACCACCACGACCGGCGCATGGATGCGCGGCATCCTTGCCAACGATCATGGCGTGAACCTCGACCGCATCAACTGGGTCACGTTCGAGGACCCGCATGTCGCCGAATATATCGACAGCACCGAACGTGCCCCGAAGGGCAGGGCCATCCTCCAGATGCTGAAGGACGGCGAACTCGATGCGGTGCTGGGTGAGACCTCGAGCGATCCGGCGCTCAAGCCGCTCTTCGCCGATCCGGCCGCAGAGGCGGCGCGGTGGTACGCGCGGCATGGCGTCGTGCCGGTCAATCATCTGGTGGTGGTGACGCAGCAGCTTGCGACATCGCGCCCGGACGTGGTGCGGGGCCTATACGAACTCCTCAAGCGCGCCAAGGCGAACGCCGGTCCGCCTGATGTGCCGGACCTGCTGCCGTTCGGCGTCGAGGCCAACCGCAAGCCGCTCGAATTGATGATCGACTATTGCGTCCAGCAGGCGTTGATCCCCCGGCGCGTCACGGTCGACGAGCTGTTCGACGACACAACACGGGACCTGAACTGA
- a CDS encoding enoyl-CoA hydratase produces MPNLSDKSLADGKILQGVIDGVGVITFNNPDKRNAMSLEMWEGLGEALTALCDDPAVRVVILVGAGDKAFVSGADISQFEKTRHNAEASEEYSRRSAAQRALLADYPKPTIACIRGFCLGGGMQVAMLTDIRISGSSGQFGIPAAKLGIAYGYDGLRHLVSLVGPSWARLIMYTGMRIDSAEALRIGLVDRVLPDAELWDATLEIARTISGNAPLAIKAAKITIAQVLKDPADRDMAAIKQIGIDCMDSADFREGRNAFMEKRKPQFKGR; encoded by the coding sequence ATGCCAAACCTTTCAGACAAGTCGCTTGCCGACGGCAAGATCCTGCAAGGCGTGATCGACGGCGTCGGCGTCATCACCTTCAACAATCCCGACAAGCGCAATGCGATGTCGCTGGAGATGTGGGAGGGGCTCGGCGAGGCGCTGACCGCCTTGTGCGACGATCCGGCTGTCCGTGTCGTGATCCTGGTCGGCGCCGGCGACAAGGCCTTCGTGTCCGGCGCCGATATCAGCCAGTTCGAGAAGACCCGCCACAACGCGGAAGCCTCCGAGGAATATTCACGGCGCAGCGCCGCCCAGCGCGCCTTGCTCGCCGACTACCCGAAGCCGACCATCGCCTGCATCCGCGGCTTCTGCCTCGGCGGCGGCATGCAGGTCGCGATGCTGACCGATATCCGCATCTCCGGCTCCAGCGGGCAGTTCGGCATTCCTGCCGCCAAGCTCGGCATCGCCTACGGCTATGACGGGCTGCGCCACCTGGTGTCGCTGGTCGGCCCGTCCTGGGCGCGGCTGATCATGTACACGGGCATGCGGATCGACTCCGCGGAAGCGCTGCGGATCGGCCTCGTCGATCGCGTGCTGCCGGATGCCGAGTTGTGGGATGCGACCTTGGAGATCGCGCGCACCATTTCGGGCAACGCGCCGCTGGCGATCAAGGCCGCCAAGATCACCATCGCGCAGGTGCTGAAGGATCCCGCCGATCGCGACATGGCCGCGATCAAGCAGATCGGCATCGACTGCATGGACAGCGCGGATTTCCGCGAAGGCCGCAACGCCTTCATGGAAAAGCGCAAGCCGCAGTTCAAGGGCCGGTAG
- a CDS encoding SMP-30/gluconolactonase/LRE family protein → MEQVPTSVLSTKRCHLGEGPTYDAATDTAWWFDIRERRLFEHRFASGRTVIHELPRMASALARIDGERQLILTEDGLYVRQVASGRMELFVALEADNPVTRSNDARVHPSGTFWLGTMGRQAEHGAGAIYALHHGRITRLYPGITIPNAICFSPAGDAGYFADTATNVLHRVPLDPSTGLPTGEPIDLIRHQGTGGLDGAIVDADGMIWNARWGGGCVDVYDPAGRHLRSLKVPASQSSCPAFVGRDFSRVLVTSAWQDMDEAQREADPGHGQTFLLDAAARGRAEPDVKLS, encoded by the coding sequence ATCGAACAGGTGCCGACATCCGTGCTGTCCACCAAGCGCTGTCATCTCGGCGAGGGCCCGACCTATGACGCGGCGACCGACACCGCCTGGTGGTTCGACATCCGCGAGCGTCGCCTGTTCGAGCATCGTTTTGCAAGCGGCCGCACCGTCATTCACGAGCTGCCGAGAATGGCGAGTGCGCTGGCGCGGATCGATGGCGAACGGCAGCTGATCCTCACTGAGGATGGGCTTTACGTCCGGCAGGTCGCCAGCGGTCGCATGGAGCTGTTCGTCGCACTCGAAGCCGACAATCCCGTGACGCGCTCCAATGATGCGCGCGTGCATCCGTCGGGCACCTTTTGGCTCGGCACCATGGGGCGCCAGGCCGAGCACGGCGCCGGCGCGATCTACGCGCTGCATCACGGCCGTATCACGCGGCTCTATCCCGGGATCACGATCCCCAATGCGATCTGTTTTTCGCCCGCAGGCGACGCCGGCTATTTCGCCGATACCGCGACCAATGTGCTGCATCGCGTGCCGCTCGATCCATCGACGGGATTGCCGACCGGCGAGCCCATCGACTTGATCAGGCATCAAGGCACCGGCGGGCTCGATGGCGCGATCGTCGATGCCGATGGGATGATCTGGAACGCGCGCTGGGGCGGCGGCTGCGTCGATGTCTACGATCCCGCCGGCCGGCACCTGCGCTCGCTGAAGGTGCCGGCGAGTCAATCGAGCTGCCCGGCCTTTGTCGGCCGCGATTTTTCGCGCGTGCTCGTTACGTCAGCCTGGCAAGACATGGACGAGGCCCAGCGCGAGGCCGATCCCGGCCACGGCCAAACCTTTCTGCTCGATGCAGCGGCACGCGGCCGTGCCGAGCCTGACGTCAAACTGTCCTGA
- a CDS encoding SDR family NAD(P)-dependent oxidoreductase has translation MKNSGKVVAITGAARGIGKACAARFLSDGARVVISDVDAAGLVHAAQELGHEDRLRAVEADVSKRADVDRIVAHAVKEFGRLDVMVNNAGVARNRDFLDISEAEFDDVMGINLKGAFFGVQAAARQMIAQGGGGVVVNMSSVNALLAIPSLATYAMSKGAMKQLTSVAAVALAPHGIRVVAVGPGTILTEMVATAIFSSEDARRSVLSRTPAGRCGEPSEVASVVAFLASDDASYITGQTIYPDGGRLILNYTVPVNERK, from the coding sequence ATGAAGAATTCCGGCAAGGTCGTCGCCATCACCGGAGCGGCGCGCGGCATCGGCAAAGCCTGCGCCGCGCGGTTCCTGTCCGATGGCGCCAGGGTTGTGATCTCGGATGTCGACGCTGCGGGGCTCGTCCACGCCGCCCAAGAACTCGGACATGAGGATCGGTTGCGGGCCGTCGAGGCCGACGTCAGCAAGCGCGCCGATGTCGATCGCATCGTAGCTCACGCAGTGAAGGAGTTCGGCCGGCTCGACGTCATGGTCAACAATGCCGGCGTCGCGCGCAACCGCGACTTCCTCGATATCAGCGAGGCCGAATTCGACGACGTGATGGGGATCAATCTCAAGGGCGCGTTCTTCGGTGTTCAGGCCGCGGCGCGCCAGATGATCGCGCAGGGCGGTGGCGGCGTCGTCGTCAACATGTCCTCGGTCAACGCGCTGCTGGCGATCCCTTCGCTTGCGACCTATGCGATGTCCAAGGGCGCGATGAAGCAGCTCACCTCGGTGGCCGCGGTGGCGCTCGCGCCGCACGGCATTCGCGTCGTGGCGGTCGGCCCCGGCACCATCCTGACCGAGATGGTGGCGACGGCGATCTTCTCGTCGGAAGACGCGCGGCGCAGCGTGCTGTCGCGCACCCCGGCCGGCCGTTGCGGCGAGCCGAGCGAGGTTGCCTCCGTCGTGGCGTTCCTCGCCAGCGACGATGCCTCCTACATCACCGGCCAGACCATCTATCCCGACGGCGGGCGGTTGATCCTCAACTACACGGTGCCGGTCAACGAGAGGAAGTAG
- a CDS encoding DUF1932 domain-containing protein: MTISSDPRQWQIGMLGYGEVGRILAEDLRKQGVRVAAYDIKLDRAEGAPLRAHAAAIGVALAQSHADLAARADFIISAVTASQAVPVAEACAPALRNGAWFLDFNSASPGAKQRAAAHIDGAGGRYVEGAVMTSLPPYRIKVPLLLGGEGARELAPLLVALGFAAKVASDELGVSSAVKMCRSIMIKGLEAMVIESFTTARAYGVEDAVLASLKETFPGIDWEKQGAYFFQRVIEHGRRRAEEVREVAETVREAGLTPWSASGTAERQGWIADLADDGVFGPKGTPEFARSADWRTEADRILARIRS, encoded by the coding sequence ATGACGATCTCCAGCGATCCGCGGCAGTGGCAGATCGGCATGCTCGGCTATGGCGAGGTCGGACGCATCCTCGCCGAAGATCTGCGCAAGCAGGGTGTCAGGGTCGCTGCCTACGACATCAAGCTCGACCGCGCGGAGGGCGCGCCGCTGCGTGCGCACGCGGCAGCGATCGGTGTCGCGCTCGCGCAGTCCCACGCCGATCTCGCAGCGCGGGCCGATTTCATCATCTCGGCGGTGACGGCGAGCCAGGCGGTGCCGGTGGCCGAGGCCTGCGCGCCCGCGCTCCGGAACGGCGCCTGGTTTCTCGATTTCAATTCGGCCTCGCCCGGCGCCAAGCAGCGCGCGGCGGCCCACATCGATGGCGCCGGCGGCCGTTATGTCGAGGGCGCGGTGATGACCTCGCTGCCGCCCTACCGGATCAAGGTGCCGCTGCTGCTCGGCGGCGAAGGCGCGCGGGAACTGGCGCCGCTCTTGGTCGCGCTTGGCTTCGCTGCGAAGGTCGCAAGCGACGAGCTTGGCGTGTCCTCCGCGGTCAAGATGTGCCGCAGCATCATGATCAAGGGCCTGGAAGCCATGGTGATCGAGAGCTTTACCACCGCACGCGCCTACGGCGTCGAGGATGCGGTGCTCGCCTCGCTCAAGGAGACCTTTCCGGGCATCGATTGGGAGAAGCAGGGCGCCTATTTCTTCCAGCGGGTGATCGAGCATGGCCGGCGGCGTGCCGAGGAGGTGCGCGAGGTGGCGGAGACCGTGCGCGAGGCCGGGCTAACGCCATGGTCCGCGTCCGGCACCGCCGAGCGGCAGGGCTGGATCGCCGATCTTGCCGATGACGGCGTGTTCGGGCCCAAGGGAACGCCGGAATTCGCCCGCAGCGCCGATTGGCGCACCGAGGCCGACCGGATTCTCGCGCGCATCAGGTCCTGA